TAGCTGCGGCTGGAAACGTAGCGCAGGAACCACCCGATGATGATGAATCCCACGATGAAGGCAACAAGGGTGGCTCCGGCAGTCTCCCACCCGCCGTACACCATCGGCTCATCCAGCGACTTGGCCAACTGGAAAAGGCCGCTGCCGAAGACTGCAGGAATGGCCAGCAGGAACGCATACCGGGCGGCAGCCTCGCGGGTGTAGCCCATGAACAGCCCTGCGGTGATGGTTCCGCCGGAACGGCTGACGCCGGGGATCAGCGCCATGGCCTGCGCGAGCCCGTAAAGGATGCCGTGCTTGTAGGTGAGCTGGTCCAGACGGCGCTGCTGCTTTCCCACGGCATCCGCGATCGCCAGGATGATGCCGAAGACAATCAGCATGGTGGCGACGATCCACAGACTGCGGAAGGTGCTCTCGATCTGGTCCTGGAACAGAAGCCCGAGGATAACGATGGGCAGCGTTCCGATGATGATCAGCCAGCCCATGCGGGCATCCGGATCATTGCGCGGAACACGTCCGGTCAGCGACCCGAACCAGGACTTGACGATCCGGACGATGTCTTTCCAGAAGTACACCGCCACGGCCGTCTCCGTGCCTAGCTGCGTGATGGCCGTAAAGGCCGCCCCCGGATCCTGCGCGCCGGGCAGCAGCTCGCCCACAATCCGCAGATGGGCGCTGGAGGAGATGGGGAGAAATTCAGTAAGACCCTGAATGAGACCGAGGAAGAGTGCTTCAAACCAATTCACAAGGGAATACTCTAGGGCACCGTCAGTTGGGGCCCGAACCCGCTACCCTCCCGGCTGCGCACCGGAGGAGCGTTCCCCCGCGTCGCGGGGATCGTTGACGAACTCCGCGTCGGCATCCATATCGGCGTCAAAATCCTCGTCGTCATCTTCGTAGATCTCAAGCGGCGTGACCTCGCCGTAGGCGTCATAGAGGACTTCCTCATAGACCTCGAAGGCATCCGCGACAGCCAGATAGGCCGCTTCCACCACCGGGTCCTTGTCTCCCCGGCGCTGCGAGGCCGCCGTCAGATGTTCTTCGAGTGCGGCCACGAGGGATTGGAGCGCAACATGCGGATCTATGCTCATGCCCTAGACGTTAGCGGTAAAGTGAGCAAAATTGGAGGGAAATGCGAGAACAAATTCTTCGGCCCAGCGTCCGCCGGCCAAACGAAAATATCCGGGACTATGAGTACCTTGTGGTGTCGGTGAACCCCGGAGATTCCCTCTCCGAGGCACGCCGGATCATCACCGAACATGCCGAGTACGGCAAATGGGAGCTCCAGCGCAGCTGCATCTATCGCGGCGGAGCTCGCCGTTTCTGGCTGCGCCGCCGGATCATGCGGGTCCGCCGCACTGCCTGATTCGAACCCCGCTGCAGCGCAGCGGCCGGATTTACCCCAGACACTGGCCTAGTCCGGCACCGGCCCCAGCCAGGCATTGGCTACCGACGCATGCACAGAATCCTCGCTTGAGGGGTGGAACATGCCCGCAAGCACGTCACGGTAGAGGCGCTCCAGTTCAGCACCCCGGGAATAGCTCCTGCCCCCGGCTACGCGGACAGCCGTTTCCACCACCAACCGTGCTGTTTCGGTGGCCCGGTACTTCAGCGAGGACAGTTTTGGAAACCACAGGCTTCCGTGGTCGGCGCCCTCTTCCAGATCACGGGCCATCGTTTCCAGCTGCGGATGGATCCCGTCCATCCGAATCGCCGCATCCGCAACTTTCCAGCGGGTGTGCGGGTCGTGGGCCCCGCTGCCGCCCCCCGCCGTCGTCCGCTGCTGTGCGGCTTCCACGGCCAGTTCGACGGCGCGGTCGCCGATGCCGGTGTAGACGGCGGACAGCAGGGTTTCAAAGAGGGCGAAGATGCCGAAGACGAAGGCATCCGAGTGCGGTCCCACCGGGGTGCTGCGGACCAGCTGACCCTTGGACAGGACCGCGTGATCCAGGACGGTGGTGCAGGACTGGCTGGCCCGCATGCCCATGGTGTTCCAGTCATCCTTGACGATGATGCCCTCAGTGCCGCGCGGGGCGAACCCGAAAATGAGCCGGGGCTCCTGGGGCACTGAGTCGTCACGGCCGAAAATACCCAGCTTTGTCCACGCCGGCGAGAGGCTGGTGAAGATCTTGGTGCCGGT
This genomic interval from Arthrobacter sunyaminii contains the following:
- a CDS encoding DUF5703 family protein, which codes for MREQILRPSVRRPNENIRDYEYLVVSVNPGDSLSEARRIITEHAEYGKWELQRSCIYRGGARRFWLRRRIMRVRRTA
- a CDS encoding acyl-CoA dehydrogenase family protein produces the protein MNVENILTPDRLERLRGRAAGYDRDNSFFTEDLEDLRRAGYLSLFTPQEAGGAGFTIGQVVQSQRLLATAAPATALAVNMHLVWCGVAHLLALRGDDSLAFILEHAARGELYAFGISEPGNPAVLFDSKTAAVPQGDGSYAFTGTKIFTSLSPAWTKLGIFGRDDSVPQEPRLIFGFAPRGTEGIIVKDDWNTMGMRASQSCTTVLDHAVLSKGQLVRSTPVGPHSDAFVFGIFALFETLLSAVYTGIGDRAVELAVEAAQQRTTAGGGSGAHDPHTRWKVADAAIRMDGIHPQLETMARDLEEGADHGSLWFPKLSSLKYRATETARLVVETAVRVAGGRSYSRGAELERLYRDVLAGMFHPSSEDSVHASVANAWLGPVPD
- a CDS encoding undecaprenyl-diphosphate phosphatase — translated: MNWFEALFLGLIQGLTEFLPISSSAHLRIVGELLPGAQDPGAAFTAITQLGTETAVAVYFWKDIVRIVKSWFGSLTGRVPRNDPDARMGWLIIIGTLPIVILGLLFQDQIESTFRSLWIVATMLIVFGIILAIADAVGKQQRRLDQLTYKHGILYGLAQAMALIPGVSRSGGTITAGLFMGYTREAAARYAFLLAIPAVFGSGLFQLAKSLDEPMVYGGWETAGATLVAFIVGFIIIGWFLRYVSSRSYSLFVWYRILLGVVIYILLGLGVLTA